ttaatatttatgcttttTGATCTGAGTAGTTATAGGATCAGAGAAGCTGGGCTTCTCTGTAGAAGGAGAGTTCCAGAGCGCTGTGGATGATGGATAGGAGGATGGGGAAGAATTCTTTTGTCCTGAGTGGCCTCTGTAGTTACCCTATCTAGAAAACACAGGAACAAAATTACTCCTGTTGTGCTGATATattgctgggggcgggggtggagggtaGGGGTGGTGGGCTGTCCTTTGTGCTAACTTAGAGCTTCTTACCCCTCTCCTTTCAGTTACAGAGGATTCAGGGATTGGTTGCTTTTTATCTTACTTCACTGCATGGAATAAGCTGTCATTGCCTTCTAGATACTTAAAGAAGAAGCAGCTGtttactataaatataaattcatagaaatgtGGTGAGACTATATTTGAAGACAGTCTTCTAGTTTTCAGGTGAAATACTGTCTTACTAAAGAAGGTTAATTTTACCTGCTGCCATAATATTCAGTAGTCAGCAAATGTTGAAAGCACTGCAGGATGAAAAACAGGCAAGGATTCATTCTAGTGAAGTCAATTCTGTTATCTAAGCATTTCCCTAGACCCtagcctgtatttttttttttttttttttgagacagagtctcactctgttgcccaggctagagtgccatggtgtcagcctagttcacagcaagctcaaactcctgggctcaagcaatccttctgcctcagcctcccaagtagctgggactacaggcatgtgccaccatgcccagctaattttttctatatatttttagttgtccagctaatttctttctatttttcagtagagacggggtctcgaactccagagctcaaacgatctgcctgccttggcctcccagagtgctaggattacaggcgtgagccactgcgcccggcctgttctgtTAATTTTTGAACTTAGAAAATGTAGCAGTTCTAAGTTTCTAGCATGAGATATACAGGTAATGGCTTTGTTATTTTACTTattgtattataaaatacaatgtgGTTAGTTATAGTCTTTTCAAGTATGGATTAAGTGTTTGAAATTATTatgagcaaaaaataataaaactatatatttaagtAAGTGGATAAATTGGTGGCCAAACTAAGGTGTGGCACATGGGAGGAAAAGCTATTTTTATCACAGTACTGGTGAAATTTTCCAAGGTGTATCCCCTTTTCTAATAATGGTTTGCTTATTATTGAGATACTTCTTGGTGAAGTTGTTTCAACTAATTTATTCTATAAtaataacttcattttcttttcaatatctctcttttcttgtcttcctgtttttttttcccccaaaggtaaggtcttgctatgttgccttgaactcctgggctcaaaccatcctcctgcctctagcCTCCCAAGTATTTTATCTTCCTATTTttgtctcctctttccttttcctgcttaccctgtttgtggtttttttcctaattccagtccaattctgttattttttttttcagccaagTCTTATCTTCTGAACTTAGATTTAATGCTTCAGACAGTCTAAAATAATAGATAACATAAAACTGATTTAACTCCAGAGTACATTAGGCCAATACTCtcctatgtgatttttttcctaagtagCCTTTGCTTATGCAAATatgattaatttacatttcttagtGCAGTTTTGTGGTTGGAATAAACGCCTTGTGATGGGCTGTGAGAAAATAATCTTGGATTCAGAATATTTGGCTAAGAATTCATAGAGAATGAACTCCTTCTGGCTGATAAGAATTGACTGCAGGGCAGTGGTTTCCTAGTTGTTTCTCTAGCCAAGCACCATGATCATCCCCTGGTAACTTGTTGGAGACAAATTCTTAGTCCCACTCTAGACCTCCTGAATAAAAAACTGGGGCTAGGGCCCAGCAGTTTGTTTAACAAGTCCTTCAGGTGATTGTCATGCATGGTAAAGTTTTAGACCATTACAGTgggatattataataaaaaagactcttttattgatttctagtgtACAGGTATTTGGGACAGTAATTGACTTAGGACTTTTTTTGCTTAATTGACTGGCAGAGAATATAAATGCTCTTTGTATTCTCAGGTGCAGATTTTGTACCCTGCATGAAGGTAGTGGATACTCGGGAGGAACTTTTTTCTTGAAACTTACTTTTCTTTCAGGAGGCAAAACCTTCAACCGAGGACTTGGGGGATAAGAAGGAAGGAGAATACATTAAACTCAAAGTCATTGGACAGGTgagtttcattgtttttctcctttgactCTCTTACAATGTGTGAATAATTTCTCACAGGAAAAATTATGATTTAAGTaaggtaaattattttaaaatgacatttttgctTACTATATGCATCTGTTGGAAGTAGAAGAGGTTGATCCTATTTTCTTAAGTACTCTGCTAGGCAGTTTTATATCACCTTAATTTCTCCAAATAGAAACTTTTTCTTGGTTAGCATGCTTCAGGGGAAAATACAGTGACTACTACTGGTAATTGTTAAGCTAAGGCCAACCTTCAGTAAGGGCCTGTCAGCCCTTTTCCTGatcttgtttcctttcctggccCCTCATTTCCTTGGACTGTTGTCTGTGTATTATTGATTCTTTCTGAGGTGTTAATTAAGATTAGCTGAAAACTGTTGGAGGAATGAATCTTCATAGTTACATGGGTGTGTTTAAGGATAAAAGACAATTGGTGGAATGGTGGACTCTCACCATCCAAGTGTGTGAGAGTACCATTTCTCCCAATTCTCCCAAACATGGGATATTAACAGTCTTTAAATTTTGTTCCAATATGATaggtaaaacatttttgtttattttgcatttacctGATTATCAAGGTATAATTTTTTGTCTGCTATATTTATATTCCTCTATTAATTGCATGTTCATAtgcttttcccatttttctgtgattatcttatttaaatttttttattaagatataattcacattctacaaaatttaccattttaaagtgtataatttagtGGCTTTAGTATTCACAAAGCTGTGCagtcatcaccactatctaattctaggacattttcatcacaccAAAAAGACATCCAGAACCCATAACCGCtcttctactttctatctctgtggatttatctattctgaacatgtcatataaatggaatcatcttTTATTTTGACAACACAGTGGCCATGCAGTAATGAAGGAATGCATTCTTTGACATACATACTTATACtgatcattttaacatgtaagaCAGATATTCTTtgtttattacatttcttttgcAATGAGTTTAAAGCATTTGAGGATGATTAGTGTGTTTTAATAAAACCTATCAGGAAtgctaaaaagaatattttggtgGAAAAATATAGGTGACAAggtttatatttctatttgtaccatatatgtaatgaaataatttggTTTAAGCAAAGCAAATAGTTTATACAAAgagggataattttttttcttttatctccttagGATAGCAGTGAGATTCACTTCAAAGTGAAAATGACAACACATCTCAAGAAACTCAAAGAATCATACTGTCAAAGACAGGTTTGTATGTTATGGTATTACATACAATGCtttgtcattaatttttcttttatggaagaTTGTCAAAAGAAAAATCCTGTCTTACTACTTTCACCATTAGCAACTCAACAAACATACTCTCATTTCATCACTTCTTATACCATGTTTAATTGCCTTTTTTGTCTTGTGGCCCCTTTCAAAGTTTGTATTGATAAGATGTGGAACTAGTTTGAAAAGAAACTCAGAGTTGAAAAGACAGCTCAAATGAATTTTTCTATCTCAATGGCTTACCAGTGTATATAACAACAAAGGCAAGTAATTTTTGGTGATCACtgaaattttcctgtatttctaaCCATGGGTGTTTAGCCATGTATTAAATTTAAGTACTAATGttagtatattatttttatacatagtaCTACACATTGCTGCTATTTGCATTTCATATTTTCAACatcaaaaaattttctttttaaaaaaattcatatataagtCCGGTTAATTTATAAATACCAAATCCTCACAGATTCTGGCCTTCATAAGCTAGATTATTAGATCAATAGATAATTCCATTAACCCACGTGGTTCAAATTTGGGTTCTATCACTGTCtggctgtatgactttgggcaagttatttaacctttatgTGCCCTGTTTCTCCATtagtaaaatgagaattttatagGGCCACCtcatgaagatgaaatgagatagcCTACATAAAGTTCTTAATGTGGTACCTAaaaatgctgaataaatgttacccgttactatcattattaataaaatagaattttttttttttgagatagagtcttactctgtcaccctggttagaatgcagtggcatcgttataggtcactgcaacctcaaactcctgggctcaagcaatcctcctgcttcagcctcccaggtagctgggactacaggtgtgtgccaccatgcccggctaagttttctattttttgtagagacggggtcttgctctcttgctcaggctgctcttgaactcctgagctcaaatgatcctcctgtcttggcctcccggagtgctaggtttccaggtgggagccaccgagcccagccaataaaatagatttttaaaataaatgtaattggaattaatatttaaaatttatatttaatataaattaatatttaattatttaatgtaatttatgtaattggaattaatatttaaaattaattaattttcctCAATAATCAATTCCTTGATCAATAGGATGAAAAGACTATATGACTTTTCTTCAgagttgtggggattaaatgacaATGTATCTTAAGTACCTATAGCATAGTGTACATAATgagtattcagtaaatgttccTTTCCCCTGGTGAATTTCGTCTCAATTTTAGCATTCATCAAAATTCTTACGTATGTGAAGTAGTTGAACCCCAATTAATGAGATTTtactggccgggtgtggtggctcacgcctggaatcctagcactctgggaggctgaggcaggaggatcgctcaaggtcaggagtttgagactagcctgagcaagagcgagaccccgtctctactaaaaatggaaagaaattatccaggccaggcgtggtggcttgcgcctgtaatcctagcacttgggaggcagaggtgggtggatcgttcgagctcaggagtttgagaccagcctgagcaagagcaagaccccatctctactaaaaatagaaagaagttagctggacaactaaaaacatatatagaaaaaattagccaggcatggtggcgcatgcctgtagtcccagttaattgggaggctgagacaggaggattgcttaagcccaggagtttgaggctgctgtgagctaggctgatgccatggcactctagcctgggcaacagagtgagactctgtctcaaaaacaaacaaacaaacaaaaaaaccaaagctAAAGTGAAAACTAAACTTTAACCTGTGATTGAAGGTGTTGGGTttttggaaataattaaaatatggcATCAGTTTAGAATCATttccaagtttcttttttatgtttcataGTACACTTTACAGTCTTTAGAAGAACTTTTTTAATACTTAGTTCACAGAggcttgataatttttttcctgaagatttaATGGTATACAAAGAACAGGAAACTTAATTTATCTGAACTATGCAATACTTATAAAAGATTGAAAAGTatataaactaaatatttattggatcattttaccagttttattttattgattggtTTCTATAGAAACTTTTTTTGATCCCAGTACaagataatatctttttttaaaaaaatcctgtaaACCAAAGAATATCCTGCCTTTTGTcagttatgtttattttattatttaatacaatCTTGGAAAGAATTTAAATCAAATGAAGGGTAAGTTTGCATGTACTTATATAGTATAGTACATATTGAAAAATAGTTTCAATTTCTTTGGCTGCTTTTGGGACAGAGTTTACCCACAGTGAAAGTGTTAATATATTAGATACTGAGCAAAACTTCATAATACAGTAAGCCCTCAATGTCAATAGATTCTTGGAAattgcaactttaagcaaaacagtGTACATCAGGTCCTTGAATAAcatcattttgttatagcattggtgaggaaaaaaatggtttCAGTATAcgttgttttgcttaaagttgcagtttctaCGAACCTATTTATATTAAGTGAAGCCTTACTATACATTTTGGTTTagtaaatgattctttttttttttttttttttttttttttttgagacagagtctcactctgttgcccaggctagagcctagctcacagcaacctcaaactcctgagctcaagcgatcctcctgtctcagcctcccgagtagctgggactacaggcatgcgccaccatgcccggctaattttttctatatatatttttagctgtccatataatttctttctatttttagtagaggtggggtctcgctcttgctcaggctggtctcgaactcctgagctcaaacgatccgcccacctcggcctcccagagtgctaggattacaggcgtgagccaccgcgcccggccatagtaAATGATTCTTGATTTGTACTTAACTGAAGTTATTCCCCTTTAAATGAGTCATCACCTGCAACCCTCCCACCgccttttttttagagacaagatctctctGTGtcgcccaggcaggagtgcagtggtacaatcatagcttaccataacctcaaactcttgggctcaagcagtcctcccacctcagccaccacacctggctaatttttaagttttttgtacagatgggaaaaaaaaaaaactatgttgcccagggtggtttCAAATTCCTAGTCTCAAGCaatgcctcccaaagtgctg
The nucleotide sequence above comes from Eulemur rufifrons isolate Redbay chromosome 1, OSU_ERuf_1, whole genome shotgun sequence. Encoded proteins:
- the SUMO1 gene encoding small ubiquitin-related modifier 1 isoform X1 — protein: MSDQEAKPSTEDLGDKKEGEYIKLKVIGQDSSEIHFKVKMTTHLKKLKESYCQRQGVPMNSLRFLFEGQRIADNHTPKELGMEEEDVIEVYQEQTGGHSTV
- the SUMO1 gene encoding small ubiquitin-related modifier 1 isoform X2, producing the protein MSDQAKPSTEDLGDKKEGEYIKLKVIGQDSSEIHFKVKMTTHLKKLKESYCQRQGVPMNSLRFLFEGQRIADNHTPKELGMEEEDVIEVYQEQTGGHSTV
- the SUMO1 gene encoding small ubiquitin-related modifier 1 isoform X3: MSDQEAKPSTEDLGDKKEGEYIKLKVIGQDSSEIHFKVKMTTHLKKLKESYCQRQLGMEEEDVIEVYQEQTGGHSTV